In Microbacterium sp. 1.5R, the following are encoded in one genomic region:
- a CDS encoding ABC transporter permease — protein sequence MLGYILRRLLQVIPVFFGATLLIYFLVFAMPGDPILALFGDKTPNPAVVEQLRAQYHLDQPFIVQYWYYITGVFQGDLGTTYSGRPVSAVLAATLPVTGRLAVMAIAIEFVLAIVIGTISALRKGKLFDNVSLVVALVAIAIPIFVVAFLAQYFLAIQLGWFKPTVGADNDWGGLWLPAIVLGFSLYAVSMRLMRSSVIETLNQDWVRTAYSKGLSRNRVLPVHVLRNSLIPVITNSATNFGVLLVGATVTEGIFNVPGVGNTLFQAIQRGEGPTVVSFVTVFVILYVLVNLLIDLLYGLLDPRIRYA from the coding sequence ATGCTCGGTTACATTCTGAGACGTCTCCTGCAGGTGATCCCGGTCTTCTTCGGAGCCACCCTGCTCATTTACTTCCTCGTGTTCGCCATGCCCGGCGACCCGATCCTCGCCCTGTTCGGCGACAAGACGCCCAACCCGGCGGTCGTCGAGCAGCTGCGCGCGCAGTACCACCTGGACCAGCCGTTCATCGTGCAGTACTGGTACTACATCACCGGCGTCTTCCAGGGCGACCTGGGCACGACCTACTCGGGCCGCCCGGTCTCGGCTGTGCTCGCCGCCACGCTTCCGGTCACCGGCCGACTCGCAGTCATGGCCATCGCCATCGAGTTCGTGCTCGCCATCGTCATCGGCACCATCTCGGCGCTGCGCAAGGGCAAGCTGTTCGACAACGTCTCGCTCGTCGTGGCGCTGGTCGCGATCGCGATCCCGATCTTCGTGGTGGCGTTCCTCGCGCAGTACTTCCTCGCGATCCAGCTCGGCTGGTTCAAACCCACGGTGGGTGCGGACAACGACTGGGGCGGGTTGTGGCTGCCGGCGATCGTGCTCGGTTTCAGCCTCTATGCGGTGAGCATGCGTCTCATGCGCAGCTCGGTCATCGAGACCCTGAACCAGGACTGGGTGCGCACGGCGTACAGCAAGGGCCTCTCGCGCAACCGCGTGCTGCCCGTGCACGTGCTGCGCAACTCCCTGATCCCGGTGATCACGAACTCCGCCACGAACTTCGGCGTGCTGCTCGTGGGCGCCACCGTCACCGAGGGCATCTTCAACGTCCCCGGTGTGGGAAACACGCTCTTCCAGGCGATCCAGCGCGGCGAGGGACCCACGGTCGTCTCGTTCGTGACCGTGTTCGTCATCCTGTACGTGTTGGTGAACCTTCTCATCGACCTGCTCTACGGTCTGCTCGACCCGAGGATTCGCTATGCCTGA
- a CDS encoding ABC transporter permease — MPDPTSQKHYVAPIETESIAVDAVRISDKPSNLWRDAWFDLRRRPLFWFSVVLALFFLVMALWPTLFTATPPNNDCQLSNSNGGPTDGHPLGFTFQGCDIYARIVWGAQTSLAVGLIATLISSVLGLIMGALAGFYGGWLDSVLSRIGDIFFAIPYILAAVVVMTVFRDSRSVWTLAFAIGAFAWASTARVVRAEVLRVRQADFVMASQALGQSKFKILLNHVVPNAIAPLLVVSTLGLAAAIVAEATLSFLGVGLGSDVMSWGNDIAKAQASLRVAPMALIYPSIALTLAVLAFVTLGELIRDALDPKARARR, encoded by the coding sequence ATGCCTGATCCCACATCTCAGAAGCACTACGTCGCTCCGATCGAGACGGAGTCGATCGCGGTCGACGCCGTTCGGATCTCGGACAAGCCCAGCAACCTCTGGCGTGACGCCTGGTTCGACCTGCGTCGTCGTCCGCTGTTCTGGTTCTCGGTCGTCCTCGCGCTGTTCTTCCTCGTGATGGCGCTGTGGCCGACTCTGTTCACCGCGACGCCGCCGAACAACGACTGCCAGCTGTCGAACAGCAACGGCGGTCCGACGGACGGACACCCGCTCGGGTTCACGTTCCAGGGCTGCGACATCTATGCGCGCATCGTCTGGGGCGCGCAGACGTCGCTGGCCGTCGGCCTCATCGCGACGCTGATCTCGTCCGTTCTCGGCCTGATCATGGGAGCTCTCGCGGGCTTCTACGGCGGATGGCTCGACTCGGTGCTCTCGCGCATCGGCGACATCTTCTTCGCCATCCCGTACATCCTCGCGGCCGTCGTCGTGATGACCGTGTTCCGGGATTCCCGTTCGGTGTGGACGCTCGCGTTCGCCATCGGAGCGTTCGCCTGGGCGTCCACGGCTCGCGTCGTGCGGGCCGAGGTGCTCCGTGTGCGGCAGGCGGACTTCGTGATGGCGTCGCAGGCGCTCGGTCAGTCGAAGTTCAAGATCCTCCTGAACCACGTGGTCCCGAACGCCATCGCTCCGCTGCTCGTCGTCTCGACGCTCGGCCTCGCCGCCGCGATCGTCGCGGAAGCGACGCTCTCGTTCCTCGGGGTGGGTCTCGGCAGCGACGTGATGTCGTGGGGAAATGACATCGCGAAGGCTCAGGCATCGCTGCGTGTCGCGCCGATGGCGCTCATCTATCCGTCGATCGCCCTCACCCTCGCGGTGCTGGCGTTCGTCACCCTGGGCGAGCTCATCCGAGACGCCCTCGACCCGAAGGCGAGGGCACGCCGATGA
- a CDS encoding dipeptide ABC transporter ATP-binding protein — protein MSERITEQVPLLSIRDLSVAFRTQEGLREVLHGVSFDVMPGETVAIVGESGSGKSTTATAIVNLLPGTGQVTAGSITLEGRELTTLNRREIEAVRGRDIGFVPQDPMSNLNPVWSIGFQVKEAIRANGIAQGRDAAKARTVEVLQQAGLADAEKRLHQFPHQFSGGMRQRALIGMGLAADPKLLIADEPTSALDVTVQRVILDHMASLTRDKGTSVLLITHDLGLAAERADKIIVMNGGNIVESGPSREILENPQHPYTKRLVAAAPSVASQRIQAVVEDRGIETLDDLADIPPTVRVAGLTKDYRIRQGNFRSEAFRAVDDVSFEIPRGKTLALVGESGSGKSTVAKMVLKLEEPTSGTIEIDGQDVSRLSNAQAFGLRRRMQPVFQDPYGSLDPLRNIGNTIAEPMQIHGVGDRASQRERVEELLDQVSLPRVLATRYPNELSGGQRQRVAIARALALKPDIIVLDEAVSALDVLVQDQVLQLLAELQSELGLTYLFITHDLAVVRVSSDLVCVMEKGKIVEQGTVDEIFANPQQEYTDRLLKAIPGATITLGGH, from the coding sequence ATGAGCGAGCGAATCACCGAACAGGTCCCGCTGCTGAGCATCCGCGACCTGAGCGTCGCGTTCCGCACGCAGGAGGGTCTGCGCGAAGTGCTCCACGGAGTGAGCTTCGACGTCATGCCCGGAGAGACCGTCGCGATCGTGGGCGAGTCGGGCTCGGGCAAGTCCACGACGGCCACGGCCATCGTGAACCTGCTGCCCGGCACCGGCCAGGTCACCGCGGGATCGATCACCCTCGAGGGGCGCGAGCTCACGACGCTCAACCGTCGCGAGATCGAGGCCGTCCGAGGCCGGGACATCGGCTTCGTGCCGCAGGACCCGATGTCGAACCTCAACCCCGTCTGGAGCATCGGCTTCCAGGTGAAAGAGGCGATCCGTGCGAACGGCATCGCCCAGGGGCGCGATGCGGCCAAGGCGCGCACCGTCGAGGTGCTGCAGCAGGCCGGACTCGCCGACGCCGAGAAGCGTCTGCACCAGTTCCCGCACCAGTTCTCGGGAGGCATGCGCCAGCGCGCGCTCATCGGGATGGGCCTCGCGGCCGACCCCAAGCTGCTCATCGCCGACGAGCCGACCTCGGCTCTCGACGTCACCGTGCAGCGCGTGATCCTCGACCACATGGCGTCGCTCACCCGTGACAAGGGCACCTCGGTGCTCCTGATCACACACGATCTCGGTCTCGCAGCCGAGCGGGCGGACAAGATCATCGTGATGAACGGCGGCAACATCGTCGAGTCCGGTCCCAGCCGCGAGATCCTCGAGAACCCGCAGCACCCGTACACGAAGCGACTGGTCGCCGCGGCGCCCAGCGTCGCATCGCAGCGCATCCAGGCGGTGGTGGAGGACCGGGGGATCGAGACGCTCGACGACCTCGCCGACATCCCGCCGACGGTGCGCGTCGCCGGACTCACGAAGGACTACCGGATCCGCCAGGGGAACTTCCGCAGTGAAGCGTTCCGCGCTGTCGACGACGTGTCCTTCGAGATCCCTCGCGGCAAGACGCTCGCGCTCGTGGGCGAGTCGGGCTCTGGCAAGTCCACGGTCGCCAAGATGGTGCTGAAGCTCGAAGAGCCGACCAGCGGAACCATCGAGATCGACGGGCAGGATGTGTCGAGGCTGTCGAATGCGCAGGCGTTCGGTCTGCGTCGGCGCATGCAGCCGGTCTTCCAGGACCCGTACGGCTCGCTCGATCCACTGCGCAACATCGGCAACACCATCGCCGAGCCGATGCAGATCCACGGCGTCGGCGATCGCGCCTCGCAGCGCGAGCGGGTCGAGGAGCTGCTCGACCAGGTCTCGCTTCCGCGCGTCCTCGCGACCCGGTATCCGAACGAGCTCTCGGGCGGTCAGCGTCAGCGTGTCGCGATCGCACGCGCTCTCGCGCTCAAGCCCGACATCATCGTCCTCGACGAGGCGGTGTCGGCGCTCGACGTGCTGGTGCAGGATCAGGTGCTGCAGCTGCTGGCCGAGCTCCAGTCGGAGCTCGGGCTCACCTACCTGTTCATCACTCACGACCTCGCGGTCGTCCGAGTGTCGAGCGATCTGGTGTGCGTCATGGAGAAGGGCAAGATCGTCGAGCAGGGCACTGTCGACGAGATCTTCGCGAATCCCCAGCAGGAGTACACCGATCGTCTGCTCAAGGCGATCCCCGGGGCGACCATCACCCTCGGCGGTCACTGA
- a CDS encoding CPBP family intramembrane glutamic endopeptidase, with product MTVADLSPAPSRSRLWWEVAIVLALGLGQSAVYAVVQLAYRLTDETPLADQTATLNPSRSDREIFDLIYQILSIGFSLVPVLLVCFLLWQSSRPHLARLGLDGTRVGPDVGRGILLVAAIGIPGIGLYLAGRALGLFVAVNPAGLDSHWWTIPVLLLAAARASLQEEFVVLGYLFARLRQLGWGPWAIIVATSLLRASYHLYQGPGAFIGNLAMGLLFGWLFQRSGRLMPFLVAHFLIDATVFVGYPWAAATWPALFGLPG from the coding sequence CCTCTCCCCCGCTCCCTCACGCAGTCGTCTGTGGTGGGAGGTGGCGATCGTCCTCGCGCTCGGCCTCGGTCAGTCAGCGGTGTATGCGGTCGTTCAGCTGGCGTACCGCCTCACCGACGAGACGCCGCTCGCCGACCAGACCGCGACCCTGAACCCCTCCCGGAGCGATCGGGAGATCTTCGACCTGATCTACCAGATCCTGTCGATCGGCTTCTCCCTCGTCCCGGTGCTGCTGGTGTGCTTCCTTCTCTGGCAATCCTCGAGGCCGCACCTCGCGCGCCTGGGTCTCGACGGCACCCGGGTGGGTCCGGACGTCGGTCGCGGGATCCTCCTGGTGGCAGCCATCGGCATCCCGGGCATCGGGCTGTATCTCGCCGGCCGCGCACTCGGGCTGTTCGTCGCGGTGAATCCCGCGGGGCTCGACAGCCACTGGTGGACCATCCCGGTGCTTCTCCTCGCTGCAGCGCGCGCATCGCTGCAGGAGGAGTTCGTCGTGCTCGGATATCTCTTCGCCCGGCTCAGGCAGCTCGGCTGGGGTCCGTGGGCCATCATCGTCGCCACATCGCTGCTGCGCGCGAGCTACCACCTCTATCAGGGGCCGGGAGCCTTCATCGGGAACCTGGCGATGGGGCTGCTCTTCGGATGGCTGTTCCAGCGCAGCGGACGGCTCATGCCGTTCCTCGTCGCGCACTTCCTGATCGACGCGACCGTGTTCGTCGGCTACCCGTGGGCTGCGGCGACCTGGCCGGCGCTGTTCGGGCTGCCCGGCTGA